The DNA window GCGCTCGCGGGCTGCCGCGTGGGGAAGCCCGGACATCTGCGCCATGTCGGGCTGTCCGAGGAGCGTTACCGCGTCATGGGCGGGTATTCCACCGGCATGAAACAGCGGGTCAAGCTGGCCCAGGCCCTGGTTCACGACCCGCAGCTGGTGCTGCTCGATGAGCCCACCAACGGTCTGGACCCGGCGGCGCGTGACGACATGCTCGAGCTGGTCCGCAAGATCGGCACGGAGTTCGGCATCGCTGTTCTCGTGACGTCGCACCTGCTCGGTGAGCTCGAGCGGATCAGCGACCACGTCGTCGTGCTCGATGGGGGG is part of the Actinomycetes bacterium genome and encodes:
- a CDS encoding ATP-binding cassette domain-containing protein, encoding ALAGCRVGKPGHLRHVGLSEERYRVMGGYSTGMKQRVKLAQALVHDPQLVLLDEPTNGLDPAARDDMLELVRKIGTEFGIAVLVTSHLLGELERISDHVVVLDGGRLLRSSATSEFTHATGLLLIEVSGPGDAQDRMHSALAAAGLQARLRGQLIEVDSGDDRVHDVIRDVAADLELGLVRLQQGHHHIEDVFREGGAGHVQPV